One region of Jonesiaceae bacterium BS-20 genomic DNA includes:
- a CDS encoding acyl-CoA thioesterase, with protein sequence MSHPFFVLAERLPKTRSIVYTVTRQINLALATFLPRKPIPGFAITDTSVTTTRVRPGDLDIYFHVNNAVYLNMMDTARSNFLADCDGLKRLNKLGWYPVVAASSIIYRASLLLGQKVEIRTRLIGWDPRIAYIEQNIYSNGKLVTEAIVAGRFLKRGGGKVPATDVVQALGGPDESPELPAHVLQWAQATGMAWNPKR encoded by the coding sequence GTGTCCCACCCGTTTTTTGTGCTTGCCGAGCGATTACCTAAGACCCGTAGTATCGTATACACCGTGACCCGCCAAATTAATCTTGCATTAGCAACATTTCTGCCTCGCAAGCCCATTCCCGGCTTTGCCATCACGGACACGTCCGTAACTACAACCCGGGTGCGTCCCGGCGACCTTGATATCTACTTTCACGTAAACAACGCCGTTTACCTGAACATGATGGATACCGCGCGGTCCAATTTCTTGGCCGACTGCGACGGGCTCAAACGACTCAATAAATTGGGTTGGTACCCAGTAGTTGCAGCCTCGAGCATCATCTACCGGGCTTCACTTCTCTTGGGCCAAAAAGTTGAGATTCGCACCCGCCTCATTGGTTGGGATCCGCGCATCGCCTACATCGAGCAAAACATCTATTCCAACGGCAAGCTCGTTACCGAGGCGATCGTGGCGGGTAGGTTCTTGAAACGTGGCGGCGGCAAGGTTCCCGCAACCGATGTGGTTCAGGCCCTGGGTGGTCCCGACGAAAGCCCCGAGCTCCCCGCCCACGTCCTGCAGTGGGCCCAGGCCACGGGCATGGCCTGGAACCCAAAGCGATAA
- a CDS encoding dipeptidase: MTNEQTLRDKVSAHFPALQAELETLVRIPSVSADAFDQAHVAASAQHVADLFTAQGIADVKVVTAGQSRPAVIARIPAPAGKPTVLLYAHHDVQPPGDSADWETDPFEPVIVGERMFGRGAADDKAGIIAHLGALRVLGDDLGVGVTLFIEGEEEIGSPYFTEFLHKFKEELRADAIVVADSANWRVGVPALTTSLRGLVDCEVDVEVLSHAVHSGMFGGPVLDSITMMSRLIASLHDANGDVAVPGLVHGIEPQVDYDEADFRADAGVLPETQLAGTGPISARLWTKPAIGVIGFDAPTVALSSNTLIPKTTAKLSMRIAPGQEPAAALAALRAHLEANAPFGARVTVRDGELGKPFQAPADSATMRAARSAFATAWGVDPVDIGIGGSIPFIADLLEVYPDAAILVTGVEDPDSRAHGANESVHLGELQKVVLAEALLLANLAE, from the coding sequence GTGACTAATGAACAGACCCTCAGAGATAAAGTATCCGCCCACTTCCCAGCGTTGCAGGCTGAGTTGGAGACCTTGGTTCGCATTCCCAGCGTGTCAGCTGATGCATTCGATCAGGCCCACGTGGCCGCCAGTGCCCAGCACGTTGCAGACCTGTTTACCGCCCAGGGTATAGCGGACGTCAAGGTGGTTACGGCGGGGCAGTCGCGCCCGGCCGTCATAGCTAGGATCCCGGCGCCTGCGGGAAAGCCAACGGTGTTGTTGTATGCCCACCACGATGTTCAGCCGCCAGGGGACAGCGCGGACTGGGAAACCGACCCGTTCGAGCCAGTAATCGTGGGGGAGCGCATGTTTGGCCGTGGCGCTGCCGATGATAAGGCCGGCATCATCGCGCACCTAGGTGCCCTGCGTGTGCTCGGGGACGACCTTGGTGTGGGCGTGACGTTGTTTATTGAGGGCGAAGAGGAAATTGGCTCGCCTTACTTCACCGAGTTTCTCCACAAGTTCAAAGAGGAACTGCGTGCCGATGCCATAGTCGTTGCCGACTCGGCTAACTGGCGCGTAGGGGTCCCGGCTTTGACCACGTCCCTGCGCGGGCTAGTCGACTGTGAGGTCGACGTTGAGGTGCTGAGTCACGCCGTGCACTCCGGAATGTTTGGTGGTCCGGTCCTTGACTCCATCACCATGATGTCGCGCCTCATTGCTTCCCTGCACGATGCAAACGGTGACGTGGCGGTTCCCGGGCTGGTCCACGGGATTGAGCCTCAGGTGGACTACGACGAGGCCGATTTCCGGGCCGATGCCGGTGTCCTACCGGAGACGCAACTGGCCGGAACCGGCCCAATCTCGGCGCGCTTGTGGACTAAACCAGCCATTGGTGTGATCGGTTTTGACGCCCCTACCGTTGCGCTGTCATCCAATACGCTGATTCCCAAGACAACGGCAAAGCTATCCATGCGCATCGCGCCGGGCCAAGAGCCGGCTGCGGCACTGGCCGCACTACGTGCTCACTTGGAAGCCAACGCACCGTTTGGTGCCAGGGTGACCGTGCGCGACGGCGAGCTGGGCAAGCCATTCCAGGCGCCCGCCGACTCAGCTACAATGCGGGCGGCACGCTCAGCATTTGCGACTGCGTGGGGCGTGGACCCGGTTGATATTGGAATTGGTGGGTCTATCCCGTTCATCGCGGACCTACTTGAGGTGTACCCGGATGCGGCAATCTTGGTTACCGGAGTTGAAGACCCTGATTCACGTGCGCATGGCGCGAATGAGTCGGTGCACTTAGGGGAGCTGCAAAAGGTAGTCCTTGCTGAGGCTCTGCTGTTGGCAAACCTGGCTGAATAG
- a CDS encoding DUF3043 domain-containing protein: MSAAKKSSDPLNTNSVDNAIDKALGKANGKGRPTPTRAEAEAARRRPLVPEDRRAAAKAARAKERAQRDIEYQAMRTGDETNLPYRDRGPVKRYMRDYVDARYNVGEFFLFAAFIFLILTFLGKPFPGLALAAVGAMYLVVLIAIVDGFILWRQLKKRVKAKFGEDALLQRGLAMYAVMRAFQIRRARLPKPMVKHGQYPS, from the coding sequence GTGAGTGCAGCTAAGAAATCTTCGGACCCCCTAAACACCAACTCTGTCGACAACGCTATTGATAAGGCGCTCGGCAAGGCAAATGGTAAGGGCCGTCCCACACCTACCCGCGCCGAGGCTGAGGCCGCTCGTCGTCGCCCGCTCGTTCCCGAGGATCGCCGCGCCGCCGCAAAGGCAGCCCGCGCCAAAGAACGTGCCCAGCGCGATATTGAGTACCAGGCCATGCGTACCGGTGATGAAACAAACTTGCCTTACCGTGACCGCGGCCCAGTCAAGCGTTACATGCGCGACTACGTCGATGCCCGGTACAACGTTGGGGAATTCTTCCTCTTTGCCGCATTCATTTTCTTGATCCTGACGTTCCTTGGCAAGCCGTTCCCGGGCCTGGCTCTCGCTGCGGTAGGCGCCATGTACTTGGTTGTGCTGATCGCGATTGTCGACGGGTTCATCCTGTGGCGTCAATTAAAGAAGCGCGTCAAGGCCAAGTTTGGTGAGGATGCTCTGTTGCAACGCGGTTTGGCTATGTACGCGGTGATGCGTGCCTTCCAGATCCGCCGGGCTCGCCTGCCAAAGCCAATGGTTAAGCACGGCCAGTACCCAAGCTAG
- a CDS encoding aldo/keto reductase family protein, which translates to MKYKYLGNSGLKISEMTFGNWLTHAGQVEKDTAVACVNAALDVGISTFDTADAYANTAAEVVLGDALKGQRRESLEILTKVYWPTGPKGHNDTGLSRKHIMESINGSLTRLGTDYVDLYQAHRFDHETPLEETMQAFADIVRQGKALYIGVSEWTADQIRAGHALSKELGFQLISSQPQYNMLWRVIEGEVIPTSAELGISQIVWSPLAQGILTGKYLPGHDYPQGSRAASDEISSFIRKAMNDDLLSRVQNLKPLAQELDLTLSQLSLAWILQNPNVAATIIGASRPEQVGENVKASGVEIPTEVMAKIDEILGDSIETDPGKTLLDQPKTR; encoded by the coding sequence ATGAAATACAAATACCTAGGCAATAGTGGCCTGAAGATTTCAGAGATGACATTCGGTAATTGGCTGACCCACGCCGGGCAGGTAGAAAAAGACACCGCTGTCGCGTGCGTCAATGCCGCATTGGACGTTGGCATCAGCACGTTTGATACCGCCGACGCCTACGCAAACACCGCAGCTGAGGTTGTCCTTGGTGACGCGCTCAAGGGACAGCGCCGTGAATCCTTGGAGATCTTGACCAAGGTGTACTGGCCTACCGGTCCTAAGGGGCACAATGACACCGGCCTGTCCCGCAAGCACATCATGGAGTCGATCAACGGCTCACTGACGCGCCTGGGCACGGACTACGTGGACCTATACCAGGCTCACCGGTTTGACCATGAGACTCCCCTAGAAGAAACGATGCAAGCCTTCGCTGACATTGTGCGTCAGGGTAAAGCCTTGTACATCGGCGTATCCGAGTGGACAGCGGACCAGATCCGTGCCGGTCATGCGCTGTCCAAGGAGTTGGGCTTCCAACTTATTTCCTCCCAGCCGCAGTACAACATGTTGTGGCGGGTCATTGAGGGTGAAGTTATCCCAACGAGCGCCGAGCTTGGCATCTCCCAAATTGTCTGGTCGCCTCTGGCCCAGGGTATTTTGACCGGTAAATACCTACCCGGCCACGACTACCCGCAAGGATCGCGCGCCGCAAGCGACGAGATCTCTTCGTTTATCCGCAAGGCAATGAACGATGATCTTCTTAGCCGGGTGCAGAACCTCAAACCCCTGGCCCAGGAGCTAGATCTGACGCTGTCCCAGCTGAGTCTCGCTTGGATCCTACAAAATCCGAACGTTGCCGCAACCATCATCGGTGCTTCCCGCCCCGAGCAGGTTGGCGAAAACGTCAAGGCCTCCGGCGTGGAAATCCCAACCGAGGTCATGGCCAAGATTGATGAAATTCTCGGCGACAGCATTGAAACCGACCCCGGCAAGACCCTGCTGGACCAGCCCAAGACGCGCTAG
- a CDS encoding quinone-dependent dihydroorotate dehydrogenase, protein MYKFIFKHVFSKMDPENAHHLVFTGIRCVGNAPVLGPILQGAIAPFLTQGPGVQVFGRRVPGPFGLAGGFDKNAQAIKGLSMLGFGFVEIGTVTAQAQPGNEKPRMWRELELEGLRNRMGFNNEGAQEAATQLEKLRSTKRGRAMFVGANIGKTKVTPADEAFADYAHSATLLSPLADYLVVNVSSPNTPGLRDLQNVDSLRPILVAVREAADAATAQAGRPRIPLLVKIAPDLADEDVIAVANLALELKLDGVVGVNTTINHDLGEGGLSGKPELERGVQVVKILREHLGPDPVIIGVGGISTPEDAQQYIEAGANLVQGYTGFIYQGPFWARRINRALLNL, encoded by the coding sequence GTGTACAAATTCATTTTCAAACATGTCTTTTCCAAGATGGATCCTGAAAATGCGCACCACCTGGTCTTCACCGGAATCCGTTGCGTGGGCAACGCCCCCGTACTTGGCCCAATCTTGCAAGGAGCCATTGCACCATTCTTGACGCAGGGCCCCGGCGTCCAGGTATTTGGGCGCCGCGTGCCAGGGCCGTTTGGTCTGGCGGGTGGGTTTGATAAGAACGCCCAAGCGATTAAAGGCTTGTCGATGCTTGGGTTCGGTTTTGTTGAGATCGGCACGGTTACCGCACAGGCACAACCCGGCAATGAGAAGCCGCGGATGTGGCGGGAACTTGAGCTTGAGGGCCTGCGTAACCGCATGGGCTTCAACAACGAGGGAGCCCAGGAGGCCGCCACTCAGTTAGAGAAGCTGCGCAGCACTAAGCGTGGGCGCGCCATGTTCGTGGGGGCCAACATCGGCAAAACCAAGGTGACACCGGCTGATGAGGCCTTCGCTGACTACGCGCATAGCGCGACCCTGTTATCTCCGCTCGCTGACTACTTGGTAGTCAACGTGTCTTCCCCAAATACCCCCGGACTGCGCGACCTACAAAACGTTGACTCGCTGCGCCCGATTCTGGTTGCGGTGCGTGAAGCTGCCGATGCCGCAACTGCGCAGGCCGGCCGCCCGCGGATTCCGTTGTTGGTCAAGATCGCTCCAGATCTTGCCGATGAAGACGTCATAGCCGTGGCTAATCTTGCACTCGAACTCAAACTCGATGGGGTGGTCGGGGTTAACACCACGATCAACCACGACCTTGGTGAAGGCGGGCTCTCGGGCAAGCCGGAGCTGGAGCGCGGCGTCCAGGTAGTCAAGATTCTGCGCGAGCACCTTGGCCCAGACCCGGTCATCATTGGTGTGGGCGGAATCAGCACCCCGGAAGACGCCCAGCAATACATTGAGGCTGGCGCAAACCTTGTTCAGGGTTACACCGGTTTCATCTATCAGGGACCCTTCTGGGCTCGCCGGATCAACCGGGCGCTGCTGAACCTGTAA